In Pyrus communis chromosome 1, drPyrComm1.1, whole genome shotgun sequence, the following are encoded in one genomic region:
- the LOC137717516 gene encoding methylenetetrahydrofolate reductase (NADH) 2-like: MKVIEKIQESLVDEKKVVFSFEFFPPKTEDGVENLLERMDRMVAHGPAFCDITWGAGGSTADLTLEIANKMQNLICVESMMHLTCTNMPVDKIDHALQTIKSNGLQNVLALRGDPPHGQDKFVQIQGGFACALDLVTHIRAKYGDYFGVTVAGYPEAHPDAIAADGLASPEAYQSDLAYLKRKVDAGADFIVTQLFYDTDVFLKFVNDCRQIGITCPIVPGIMPINNYKGFIRMTGFCKTKIPAEVTAALEPIKDNEEAVRLYGIHLGTEMCKKILASGIRTLHLYTLNMEKSALAILQNLGLIEESKISRPLPWRRPANVFRVKEDVRPIFWANRPKSYISRTVGWELYPHGRWGDSGNPSYGALTDYQFMRPRARDKKLVEEWVVPLKSIEDIYEKFKKFCLGKLKSSPWSELDGLQPETGIINELLGKINTKGFLTINSQPAVNGERSDSPSVGWGGPGGYVYQKAYLEFFCSKEKLDALVEKCKALPSLTYMAVNKDGSWVSNTGQTAVNAVTWGVFPAREIIQPTVVDPASFIVWKDEAFEIWSRGWARLYPEGDLSRKLLEEVQHGYYLVSLVDNDYINGDVFAVFADF, encoded by the exons ATGAAGGTGATCGAGAAGATCCAGGAGTCTTTGGTGGATGAGAAGAAGGTGGTCTTCTCCTTCGAGTTCTTCCCCCCAAAGACCGAGGATGGCGTCGAGAATCTCTTGGAGAGGATGGATCGGATGGTCGCCCACGGCCCAGCCTTCTGCGACATTACCTGGGGTGCCGGTGGCTCCACCGCCGATCTCACGCTCGAAATTGCCAACAAGATGCAGAACCTCATCTGCGTCGAGAGCATGATGCACCTCACCTGCACCAACATGCCCGTCGACAAGATCGACCACGCCCTCCAAACCATCAAGTCCAACGGCCTCCAGAACGTTCTTGCTCTCCGCGGCGACCCGCCCCATGGGCAGGACAAGTTTGTTCAGATCCAAGGAGGCTTTGCCTGCGCCCTCGACCTG GTCACCCATATCAGAGCCAAATATGGCGACTACTTTGGCGTCACTGTTGCTGGTTATCCAGAGGCTCACCCGGACGCCATTGCAGCCGATGGCCTCGCCTCTCCCGAAGCATATCAGAGCGACCTCGCTTATTTGAAGAGAAAGGTTGATGCTGGAGCCGATTTCATCGTCACTCAGTTGTTCTACGATACTGATGTTTTCCTCAAATTCGTGAATGACTGTCGCCAAATTGGAATTACTTGCCCCATTGTTCCTGGAATTATGCCCATCAATAACTACAAAGGTTTCATACGCATGACTGGCTTCTGCAAAACCAAG ATACCAGCTGAGGTCACTGCAGCCTTGGAGCCTATCAAGGACAACGAAGAAGCTGTCAGATTGTATGGAATTCACCTTGGAACCGAGATGTGCAAGAAGATTTTGGCTTCTGGGATTAGGACTTTGCATCTTTATACTCTCAACATGGAGAAATCTGCGTTGGCTATTTTACAG AATCTTGGTCTGATTGAAGAGTCCAAAATATCAAGGCCCTTACCTTGGAGACGCCCTGCAAATGTTTTCCGTGTTAAAGAAGATGTTCGTCCAATTTTCTG GGCTAATCGTCCCAAGAGCTACATATCAAGAACCGTAGGCTGGGAACTATATCCACATGGGCGGTGGGGTGATTCTGGTAACCCTTCATATGGAGCACTGACTGATTATCAG TTCATGCGGCCACGTGCACGTGACAAGAAACTTGTTGAGGAATGGGTTGTCCCATTGAAGAGCATTGAAGATATCTACGAG AAATTTAAGAAATTCTGCCTTGGAAAATTGAAAAGCAGCCCTTGGTCTGAACTAGATGGGCTTCAGCCAGAGACGGGGATCATAAACGAATTGCTAGGAAAAATTAACACCAAGGGTTTCCTTACCATTAACAGCCAACCAGCGGTAAATGGGGAAAGATCTGACTCGCCGTCTGTTG GGTGGGGTGGTCCTGGAGGATATGTTTATCAGAAAGCCTATCTAGAGTTTTTCTGTTCGAAGGAAAAGTTGGATGCTCTTGTTGAAAAATGCAAGGCTCTTCCATCTCTAACTTACATGGCCGTGAACAAAGATGGGAGCTGGGTATCTAATACTGGCCAGACTGCTGTGAATGCGGTAACATGGGGTGTCTTTCCAGCAAGGGAGATTATCCAACCAACTGTCGTAGATCCTGCCAGTTTTATAGTTTGGAAGGATGAGGCATTTGAAATCTGGTCAAGAGGATGGGCCCGCTTATACCCTGAGGGTGACTTGTCTAGGAAATTGCTTGAAGAG GTGCAGCACGGCTACTATTTGGTCAGTTTGGTAGATAATGACTACATCAACGGTGATGTTTTTGCTGTTTTTGCCGATTTCTAA
- the LOC137716418 gene encoding histone-lysine N-methyltransferase ASHH3 isoform X3, which produces MPAVKKNSERSHIGNVFNKLLKQIGSPVDFELPDWFNKWKPMPYTFIKRNIYHTKRIKRRLEDDGIFCSCNPSLESSSVCGRDCHCGMLLSSCSSACKCGSSCLNKPFQHRPVKKMKLVKTEKCGSGIVADEDIKQGEFVIEYVGEVIDDKTCEQRLWNMKHRGETNFYLCEINRDMVIDATYKGNKSRYINHSCCPNTEMQKWIIDGETRIGIFATRDIKMGEHLTYDYQFVQFGADQDCHCGAIGCRRKLGVKPTKSKISSDAALKLVACQVIQNGSLHIGNSEPIHNQSGRRSCNCIGEVIRISRPPNQWSFGIIKRFDKYSRKHSIMFEDGSIEFLDMSKEDWELVTL; this is translated from the exons ATGCCTGCTGTGAAGAAG AATTCTGAGCGAAGCCACATTGGGAATGTCTTCAACAAGTTGCTGAAGCAGATTGGAAGCCCTGTTGATTTTGAACTTCCAGATTGGTTCAATAAGTGGAAACCCATGCCCTACACTTTTATAAAGCGCA ATATATATCACACCAAGAGGATTAAAAGACGACTTGAGGATGATGGCATATTCTGTTCCTGCAACCCATCACTAGAGTCTTCTAGTGTTTGTGGTAGAGATTGCCATTGTGG GATGCTTCTGTCTAGCTGCTCCTCAGCTTGTAAATGTGGAAGTTCCTGTCTGAACAAACCGTTCCAGCACAGACCTGTGAAGAAGATGAAACTGGTTAAG ACTGAGAAATGTGGTTCCGGAATTGTGGCGGATGAAGATATTAAGCAAGGAGAATTTGTGATAGAATATGTGGGAGAAG TGATTGATGACAAAACATGTGAGCAAAGGCTGTGGAATATGAAACACCGTGGAGAAACAAACTTTTACTTATGTGAAATCAATCGAGATATGGTTATTGATGCCACATACAAGGGAAACAAGTCAAGATATATAAACCATAGTTGTTGTCCTAATACTGAGATGCAAAAATG GATAATCGATGGTGAAACAAGAATTGGTATATTCGCAACTCGTGACATAAAAATGGGCGAGCACCTGACCTATGATTATCA GTTTGTTCAATTTGGCGCAGATCAAGATTGCCATTGTGGTGCGATTGGTTGTCGACGAAAACTTGGTGTCAAACCTACCAAGTCAAAGATATCGTCAGATGCTGCGTTGAAACTAGTAGCATGCCAG GTTATTCAGAATGGGAGTCTGCATATTG gaAATTCAGAACCCATCCATAACCAAAGCGGTAGACGTTCTTGTAATTGCATTGGTGAAGTGATTCGAATAAGTCGCCCCCCAAATCAGTG GTCTTTTGGGATTATCAAACGGTTCGATAAATATTCCAGAAAACACTCG ATCATGTTTGAAGATGGTAGCATTGAATTCCTTGACATGTCAAAAGAAGATTGGGAACTTGTAACATTGTGA
- the LOC137735630 gene encoding E3 ubiquitin ligase BIG BROTHER-related-like has product MENDNAKLGSAGGLKSDNNNSVSEQEQNPLREFEEGEGEEEVSSGPSQEEEVDPPSSPPVPQPSRTPFSNLSQVDADLALARTLQEQERAYMMLRMNNEGSDYGSWEAGSYVHEDDFNEFDDDTDDNDGEEQDDGTEVDNDEDAFDVHAHDDAGENDNPSVEYDPAVFSSDEAYARALQDAEDREMARLMALAGINDREVEDTEEHGGNSQDTWDEVDPDELSYEELLALSEVVGTESRGLSADNIASLPSVSYKTGNSQNGSNESCVICRLDYEDGENLTLLSCKHSYHSECINNWLKINKVCPFCSAEVSTSANK; this is encoded by the exons ATGGAGAATGATAACGCCAAATTGGGGTCTGCCGGCGGACTCAAATCCGACAACAACAACAGCGTCAGCGAACAAGAACAAAACCCCTTGAGAGAATtcgaagaaggagaaggagaagaagaagtaaGCAGTGGGCCTTCGCAGGAAGAGGAGGTGGATCCTCCCTCCTCACCTCCTGTTCCTCAACCTTCAAGAACTCCCTTCAGTAATCTCAGTCAGGTCGATGCTGACCTAGCCCTTGCTCGAACCCTCCAAGAACAG GAAAGGGCATACATGATGCTACGGATGAACAATGAAGGCAGTGATTATGGAAGTTGGGAAGCTGGAAGTTATGTGCATGAGGATGATTTCAATGAATTTGACGACGATACTGATGATAATGATGGTGAGGAACAAGATGATGGAACTGAGGTTGACAATGATGAAGATGCATTTGATGTGCATGCTCATGATGATGCTGGAGAGAATGATAACCCCAGTGTCGAATATGATCCGGCTGTTTTTTCAAGCGACGAGGCCTATGCAAGAGCCCTGCAGGATGCTGAAGATAGAGAGATGGCTAGACTGATGGCACTTGCTGGGATTAATGATC gCGAAGTTGAGGATACAGAGGAACATGGTGGTAACTCTCAG GATACATGGGATGAGGTTGACCCTGATGAACTTTCATATGAG GAGTTACTTGCATTGAGTGAAGTTGTTGGAACTGAGAGCAGAGGGCTTTCAGCTGATAATATCGCCTCATTGCCTTCAGTAAGCTACAAGACAGGAAATAGTCAGAATGGGAGCAATGAGTC GTGTGTTATTTGTCGGTTGGACTACGAGGATGGTGAAAACTTGACATTACTCTCTTGCAAACATTCCTATCATTCTGAGTGCATAAACAATTGGTTGAAAATTAACAAG GTCTGCCCTTTTTGCAGTGCCGAAGTTTCCACATCTGCAAACAAGTAG
- the LOC137717525 gene encoding uncharacterized protein isoform X2, whose amino-acid sequence MKAALEFVTSMEFWRMAVLWTFCLLISYWKLFLQPNSNSRPSNSSPSTSPSGFRPVCVITGATSGLGAAAAHALSARGFFVVLVGRSSHLLAKTITDIKTQNENAHLKAFEVDVASFHSLLQFKASLQQWLSNSEMHPSIQLLINNAGILATSSRLTSQGYDQMMATNYLSAFSLSKLLLPLLRNSPVPSRIVNVTSFTHRSVLNIQINKDTVSGKCFSRPKQYPFAHVYECSKLFLLLFSYELHRQRGLTDISRQVSVIAVDPGVVETNIMREVPSCLSSLAFIVLKLLGLLQSPEIGVSSILDAALSPPETSGVYYFGGRGRTVDSSVLSYNAKLGEELWDASTHLFLESQLASKETITSE is encoded by the exons atgaaggcGGCATTGGAATTTGTAACGTCCATGGAATTCTGGAGAATGGCGGTGCTGTGGACATTCTGTCTCCTCATCTCCTACTGGAAGCTCTTTCTTCaacccaattccaattctcGTCCTTCCAATTCATCGCCTTCGACTTCCCCCTCGGGATTTAGGCCTGTCTGCGTTATCACTGGT GCTACGTCTGGATTGGGTGCGGCTGCTGCCCATGCTCTCTCCGCCCGCGGTTTCTTCGTGGTTCTCG TTGGACGTTCATCCCACTTGTTAGCAAAG ACGATAACGGACATCAAAACTCAGAATGAGAATGCACATCTCAAAGCTTTTGAGGTTGACGTCGCATCCTTCCACTCACTTCTCCAGTTTAAAGCCTCCCTACAGCAGTGGCTTTCTAACTCAGAGATGCACCCTTCCATCCAACTCCTCATCAACAACGCTGGGATACTCGCAACTTCATCTAGACTCACCTCTCAAGGCTATGATCA GATGATGGCTACAAATTACTTAAGTGCATTTTCTCTGAGCAAACTATTATTACCACTTCTCAGAAACAGCCCAGTTCCATCTCGTATAGTGAATGTCACGTCCTTCACACACCGAAGTG TTTTGAATATACAGATTAACAAGGACACTGTATCTGGGAAGTGCTTCAGCAGACCAAAGCAATACCCATTTGCTCATGTCTACGAGTGTTCCAAAT TATTCCTCCTGCTCTTCTCCTATGAGCTTCACCGGCAACGTGGCTTGACGGATATATCACGTCAGGTCTCCGTCAT TGCTGTAGATCCTGGAGTTGTGGAAACTAACATCATGCGAGAGGTACCCTCATGCCTATCCAGTCTGGCTTTCATAGTTTTGAAACTTCTGGGCCTTTTGCAGTCACCTGAGATTGGAGTTAGTTCCATTCTTGACGCAGCACTCTCCCCACCA GAAACGTCTGGAGTATATTATTTTGGGGGAAGGGGTAGGACCGTCGATTCCTCTGTGCTCTCATACAATGCCAAACTTGGGGAGGAACTTTGGGATGCATCAACTCATCTATTCTTAGAGTCACAGCTTGCTTCCAAGGAAACCATCACTTCTGAGTAG
- the LOC137716418 gene encoding histone-lysine N-methyltransferase ASHH3 isoform X2: MPAVKKNSERSHIGNVFNKLLKQIGSPVDFELPDWFNKWKPMPYTFIKRNIYHTKRIKRRLEDDGIFCSCNPSLESSSVCGRDCHCGMLLSSCSSACKCGSSCLNKPFQHRPVKKMKLVKTEKCGSGIVADEDIKQGEFVIEYVGEVIDDKTCEQRLWNMKHRGETNFYLCEINRDMVIDATYKGNKSRYINHSCCPNTEMQKWIIDGETRIGIFATRDIKMGEHLTYDYQFVQFGADQDCHCGAIGCRRKLGVKPTKSKISSDAALKLVACQVAVSSPKLKAIISAKDVIQNGSLHIEPIHNQSGRRSCNCIGEVIRISRPPNQWSFGIIKRFDKYSRKHSIMFEDGSIEFLDMSKEDWELVTL; this comes from the exons ATGCCTGCTGTGAAGAAG AATTCTGAGCGAAGCCACATTGGGAATGTCTTCAACAAGTTGCTGAAGCAGATTGGAAGCCCTGTTGATTTTGAACTTCCAGATTGGTTCAATAAGTGGAAACCCATGCCCTACACTTTTATAAAGCGCA ATATATATCACACCAAGAGGATTAAAAGACGACTTGAGGATGATGGCATATTCTGTTCCTGCAACCCATCACTAGAGTCTTCTAGTGTTTGTGGTAGAGATTGCCATTGTGG GATGCTTCTGTCTAGCTGCTCCTCAGCTTGTAAATGTGGAAGTTCCTGTCTGAACAAACCGTTCCAGCACAGACCTGTGAAGAAGATGAAACTGGTTAAG ACTGAGAAATGTGGTTCCGGAATTGTGGCGGATGAAGATATTAAGCAAGGAGAATTTGTGATAGAATATGTGGGAGAAG TGATTGATGACAAAACATGTGAGCAAAGGCTGTGGAATATGAAACACCGTGGAGAAACAAACTTTTACTTATGTGAAATCAATCGAGATATGGTTATTGATGCCACATACAAGGGAAACAAGTCAAGATATATAAACCATAGTTGTTGTCCTAATACTGAGATGCAAAAATG GATAATCGATGGTGAAACAAGAATTGGTATATTCGCAACTCGTGACATAAAAATGGGCGAGCACCTGACCTATGATTATCA GTTTGTTCAATTTGGCGCAGATCAAGATTGCCATTGTGGTGCGATTGGTTGTCGACGAAAACTTGGTGTCAAACCTACCAAGTCAAAGATATCGTCAGATGCTGCGTTGAAACTAGTAGCATGCCAGGTGGCTGTGTCCTCCCCTAAATTGAAAGCTATTATCTCTGCAAAAGAT GTTATTCAGAATGGGAGTCTGCATATTG AACCCATCCATAACCAAAGCGGTAGACGTTCTTGTAATTGCATTGGTGAAGTGATTCGAATAAGTCGCCCCCCAAATCAGTG GTCTTTTGGGATTATCAAACGGTTCGATAAATATTCCAGAAAACACTCG ATCATGTTTGAAGATGGTAGCATTGAATTCCTTGACATGTCAAAAGAAGATTGGGAACTTGTAACATTGTGA
- the LOC137716418 gene encoding histone-lysine N-methyltransferase ASHH3 isoform X1, translating to MPAVKKNSERSHIGNVFNKLLKQIGSPVDFELPDWFNKWKPMPYTFIKRNIYHTKRIKRRLEDDGIFCSCNPSLESSSVCGRDCHCGMLLSSCSSACKCGSSCLNKPFQHRPVKKMKLVKTEKCGSGIVADEDIKQGEFVIEYVGEVIDDKTCEQRLWNMKHRGETNFYLCEINRDMVIDATYKGNKSRYINHSCCPNTEMQKWIIDGETRIGIFATRDIKMGEHLTYDYQFVQFGADQDCHCGAIGCRRKLGVKPTKSKISSDAALKLVACQVAVSSPKLKAIISAKDVIQNGSLHIGNSEPIHNQSGRRSCNCIGEVIRISRPPNQWSFGIIKRFDKYSRKHSIMFEDGSIEFLDMSKEDWELVTL from the exons ATGCCTGCTGTGAAGAAG AATTCTGAGCGAAGCCACATTGGGAATGTCTTCAACAAGTTGCTGAAGCAGATTGGAAGCCCTGTTGATTTTGAACTTCCAGATTGGTTCAATAAGTGGAAACCCATGCCCTACACTTTTATAAAGCGCA ATATATATCACACCAAGAGGATTAAAAGACGACTTGAGGATGATGGCATATTCTGTTCCTGCAACCCATCACTAGAGTCTTCTAGTGTTTGTGGTAGAGATTGCCATTGTGG GATGCTTCTGTCTAGCTGCTCCTCAGCTTGTAAATGTGGAAGTTCCTGTCTGAACAAACCGTTCCAGCACAGACCTGTGAAGAAGATGAAACTGGTTAAG ACTGAGAAATGTGGTTCCGGAATTGTGGCGGATGAAGATATTAAGCAAGGAGAATTTGTGATAGAATATGTGGGAGAAG TGATTGATGACAAAACATGTGAGCAAAGGCTGTGGAATATGAAACACCGTGGAGAAACAAACTTTTACTTATGTGAAATCAATCGAGATATGGTTATTGATGCCACATACAAGGGAAACAAGTCAAGATATATAAACCATAGTTGTTGTCCTAATACTGAGATGCAAAAATG GATAATCGATGGTGAAACAAGAATTGGTATATTCGCAACTCGTGACATAAAAATGGGCGAGCACCTGACCTATGATTATCA GTTTGTTCAATTTGGCGCAGATCAAGATTGCCATTGTGGTGCGATTGGTTGTCGACGAAAACTTGGTGTCAAACCTACCAAGTCAAAGATATCGTCAGATGCTGCGTTGAAACTAGTAGCATGCCAGGTGGCTGTGTCCTCCCCTAAATTGAAAGCTATTATCTCTGCAAAAGAT GTTATTCAGAATGGGAGTCTGCATATTG gaAATTCAGAACCCATCCATAACCAAAGCGGTAGACGTTCTTGTAATTGCATTGGTGAAGTGATTCGAATAAGTCGCCCCCCAAATCAGTG GTCTTTTGGGATTATCAAACGGTTCGATAAATATTCCAGAAAACACTCG ATCATGTTTGAAGATGGTAGCATTGAATTCCTTGACATGTCAAAAGAAGATTGGGAACTTGTAACATTGTGA
- the LOC137716418 gene encoding histone-lysine N-methyltransferase ASHH3 isoform X4, whose product MPAVKKNSERSHIGNVFNKLLKQIGSPVDFELPDWFNKWKPMPYTFIKRNIYHTKRIKRRLEDDGIFCSCNPSLESSSVCGRDCHCGMLLSSCSSACKCGSSCLNKPFQHRPVKKMKLVKTEKCGSGIVADEDIKQGEFVIEYVGEVIDDKTCEQRLWNMKHRGETNFYLCEINRDMVIDATYKGNKSRYINHSCCPNTEMQKWIIDGETRIGIFATRDIKMGEHLTYDYQFVQFGADQDCHCGAIGCRRKLGVKPTKSKISSDAALKLVACQVIQNGSLHIEPIHNQSGRRSCNCIGEVIRISRPPNQWSFGIIKRFDKYSRKHSIMFEDGSIEFLDMSKEDWELVTL is encoded by the exons ATGCCTGCTGTGAAGAAG AATTCTGAGCGAAGCCACATTGGGAATGTCTTCAACAAGTTGCTGAAGCAGATTGGAAGCCCTGTTGATTTTGAACTTCCAGATTGGTTCAATAAGTGGAAACCCATGCCCTACACTTTTATAAAGCGCA ATATATATCACACCAAGAGGATTAAAAGACGACTTGAGGATGATGGCATATTCTGTTCCTGCAACCCATCACTAGAGTCTTCTAGTGTTTGTGGTAGAGATTGCCATTGTGG GATGCTTCTGTCTAGCTGCTCCTCAGCTTGTAAATGTGGAAGTTCCTGTCTGAACAAACCGTTCCAGCACAGACCTGTGAAGAAGATGAAACTGGTTAAG ACTGAGAAATGTGGTTCCGGAATTGTGGCGGATGAAGATATTAAGCAAGGAGAATTTGTGATAGAATATGTGGGAGAAG TGATTGATGACAAAACATGTGAGCAAAGGCTGTGGAATATGAAACACCGTGGAGAAACAAACTTTTACTTATGTGAAATCAATCGAGATATGGTTATTGATGCCACATACAAGGGAAACAAGTCAAGATATATAAACCATAGTTGTTGTCCTAATACTGAGATGCAAAAATG GATAATCGATGGTGAAACAAGAATTGGTATATTCGCAACTCGTGACATAAAAATGGGCGAGCACCTGACCTATGATTATCA GTTTGTTCAATTTGGCGCAGATCAAGATTGCCATTGTGGTGCGATTGGTTGTCGACGAAAACTTGGTGTCAAACCTACCAAGTCAAAGATATCGTCAGATGCTGCGTTGAAACTAGTAGCATGCCAG GTTATTCAGAATGGGAGTCTGCATATTG AACCCATCCATAACCAAAGCGGTAGACGTTCTTGTAATTGCATTGGTGAAGTGATTCGAATAAGTCGCCCCCCAAATCAGTG GTCTTTTGGGATTATCAAACGGTTCGATAAATATTCCAGAAAACACTCG ATCATGTTTGAAGATGGTAGCATTGAATTCCTTGACATGTCAAAAGAAGATTGGGAACTTGTAACATTGTGA
- the LOC137717525 gene encoding uncharacterized protein isoform X1 gives MKAALEFVTSMEFWRMAVLWTFCLLISYWKLFLQPNSNSRPSNSSPSTSPSGFRPVCVITGATSGLGAAAAHALSARGFFVVLVGRSSHLLAKTITDIKTQNENAHLKAFEVDVASFHSLLQFKASLQQWLSNSEMHPSIQLLINNAGILATSSRLTSQGYDQMMATNYLSAFSLSKLLLPLLRNSPVPSRIVNVTSFTHRSVLNIQINKDTVSGKCFSRPKQYPFAHVYECSKLFLLLFSYELHRQRGLTDISRQVSVMYVLTLSPMSFPESAVDPGVVETNIMREVPSCLSSLAFIVLKLLGLLQSPEIGVSSILDAALSPPETSGVYYFGGRGRTVDSSVLSYNAKLGEELWDASTHLFLESQLASKETITSE, from the exons atgaaggcGGCATTGGAATTTGTAACGTCCATGGAATTCTGGAGAATGGCGGTGCTGTGGACATTCTGTCTCCTCATCTCCTACTGGAAGCTCTTTCTTCaacccaattccaattctcGTCCTTCCAATTCATCGCCTTCGACTTCCCCCTCGGGATTTAGGCCTGTCTGCGTTATCACTGGT GCTACGTCTGGATTGGGTGCGGCTGCTGCCCATGCTCTCTCCGCCCGCGGTTTCTTCGTGGTTCTCG TTGGACGTTCATCCCACTTGTTAGCAAAG ACGATAACGGACATCAAAACTCAGAATGAGAATGCACATCTCAAAGCTTTTGAGGTTGACGTCGCATCCTTCCACTCACTTCTCCAGTTTAAAGCCTCCCTACAGCAGTGGCTTTCTAACTCAGAGATGCACCCTTCCATCCAACTCCTCATCAACAACGCTGGGATACTCGCAACTTCATCTAGACTCACCTCTCAAGGCTATGATCA GATGATGGCTACAAATTACTTAAGTGCATTTTCTCTGAGCAAACTATTATTACCACTTCTCAGAAACAGCCCAGTTCCATCTCGTATAGTGAATGTCACGTCCTTCACACACCGAAGTG TTTTGAATATACAGATTAACAAGGACACTGTATCTGGGAAGTGCTTCAGCAGACCAAAGCAATACCCATTTGCTCATGTCTACGAGTGTTCCAAAT TATTCCTCCTGCTCTTCTCCTATGAGCTTCACCGGCAACGTGGCTTGACGGATATATCACGTCAGGTCTCCGTCATGTATGTGCTCACACTTTCTCCCATGTCCTTTCCTGAAAG TGCTGTAGATCCTGGAGTTGTGGAAACTAACATCATGCGAGAGGTACCCTCATGCCTATCCAGTCTGGCTTTCATAGTTTTGAAACTTCTGGGCCTTTTGCAGTCACCTGAGATTGGAGTTAGTTCCATTCTTGACGCAGCACTCTCCCCACCA GAAACGTCTGGAGTATATTATTTTGGGGGAAGGGGTAGGACCGTCGATTCCTCTGTGCTCTCATACAATGCCAAACTTGGGGAGGAACTTTGGGATGCATCAACTCATCTATTCTTAGAGTCACAGCTTGCTTCCAAGGAAACCATCACTTCTGAGTAG